A window from Culex pipiens pallens isolate TS chromosome 3, TS_CPP_V2, whole genome shotgun sequence encodes these proteins:
- the LOC120431555 gene encoding cytochrome P450 4V2-like translates to MILVFLSTVGLWFLFQYLKIAFQSRYARKIPTIRPVYPLVGHIPIFWGKNTRKAFWLYKQFASRVDRLGKIMAGPMPVIVINHPDLMQDILTRHDLYDKPFFYDFYGLGSGLITERSGEKWRYLRRILNPTFNTRMLNNFIPIMDSRTQRMVSKMATLADRRTDVDLLEYIGVCSLEIVFCTTMGRNADELRGQPEYMECIKVVMEMVGRRIMNANYMVNALYRLTGTYKVEQKAREVCKRFTKQIIDSRREELDKEQNVTVKDDEFHRRSLNFLDQILMIRKDDGTGFTDQEVYYHLETIISAASDTTALTVANTLLFLAMYPDIQEKVVTELNEVFFSEAIELNQDTLGQLRYTEQVIKESLRLCPSAPVEARQTSCEITLDGVRIPKDQILVANFYTLHRRPDFWGPDPERFDPDRFTPEAVQQRHPYAYLPFSGGLRNCIGSRHAMHTSKIMLTRILQNFEVRTDMKQSEMRFKFEITLKLVGPHRVRLVRRGLKL, encoded by the exons atgattttggttTTCCTGTCCACCGTGGGACTTTGGTTTCTGTTTCAATATCTCAAAATCGCGTTCCAGAGTAGATATGCGCGCAAGATTCCCACCATCCGACCGGTCTACCCACTAGTTGGCCACATCCCAATCTTCTGGGGCAAAAACACCCGGAAGGCGTTCTGGCTGTACAAGCAGTTTGCCTCCCGCGTCGATCGGCTGGGCAAAATAATGGCAGGTCCGATGCCGGTGATCGTGATCAACCATCCCGACCTGATGCAGGACATTCTGACGCGGCACGACCTGTACGACAAGCCGTTTTTCTACGACTTTTACGGGCTGGGATCGGGACTGATCACCGAGCGGT CTGGTGAGAAGTGGCGCTACCTGCGACGAATTCTGAACCCAACGTTCAACACGCGCATGCTGAACAACTTCATTCCGATCATGGACTCGCGGACGCAGAGGATGGTGTCCAAAATGGCAACGCTGGCGGACCGTCGAACCGACGTCGATCTGCTCGAGTACATTGGAGTCTGTTCGCTGGAGATCGTCTTCTGCACCACGATGGGTCGGAACGCCGATGAGCTGCGCGGACAGCCCGAGTACATGGAGTGTATTAAAGT CGTAATGGAAATGGTTGGCAGACGTATTATGAATGCAAACTACATGGTGAACGCACTGTACAGACTGACAGGCACGTACAAGGTGGAACAGAAGGCCCGTGAAGTGTGCAAGAGATTTACGAAACAGATAATCGACAGTAGAAGGGAGGAGCTCGATAAGGAACAAAACGTGACCGTTAAAGATGATGAGTTCCATAGACGTTCGTTGAACTTCCTCGATCAAATTCTGATGATCAGAAAGGACGATGGAACGGGGTTCACAGACCAGGAGGTTTACTACCACCTTGAAACGATTATATCGGCG GCAAGTGACACCACGGCCCTTACCGTAGCGAACACGTTGCTCTTCCTAGCGATGTATCCGGACATCCAAGAAAAAGTCGTGACCGAGCTAAACGAGGTCTTCTTCTCGGAAGCTATCGAGCTCAACCAGGACACCCTAGGTCAGCTGCGCTACACCGAACAGGTCATCAAGGAGTCCCTCCGTCTGTGCCCCTCAGCGCCAGTTGAAGCTCGGCAAACCTCTTGCGAGATAACCTTGGACGGAGTTCGCATCCCAAAGGATCAAATCTTGGTCGCCAACTTCTACACCCTGCATCGACGACCCGACTTCTGGGGACCCGACCCGGAACGATTCGATCCGGATCGGTTCACGCCGGAAGCCGTCCAGCAGCGACATCCGTACGCGTACCTACCGTTCAGTGGAGGTCTGCGCAACTGCATTGGATCACGGCACGCCATGCACACTTCGAAGATCATGCTGACGCGCATTTTGCAGAATTTCGAGGTTCGAACCGACATGAAGCAATCGGAGATGCGGTTCAAGTTTGAAATAACGCTGAAACTGGTTGGGCCTCATCGGGTTCGGTTAGTTAGGCGCGGACTGAAGTTGTAG